The Drosophila gunungcola strain Sukarami chromosome 3L unlocalized genomic scaffold, Dgunungcola_SK_2 000003F, whole genome shotgun sequence region CGATCAGGTCGCCGCGCCTCGAAGGCTCCTTGGGCACGGGCAGGCCGCGTCCACTGATTCTTCTGGTGGTGGTGGGCTTGATGATCTCGCTGTTGGTGTTAACCGGAATCCGATCGCCCTGCAGCGTGGGCACACTAACTGGTGCTCCGCACAAGGCCTGCTTCAGACTGACCTGGGCTGTGTACTTCAGATCGATGCCCTCGCGCTTGAACTGCGCATGCGGCTTGTCGCGTATTATGAAGATGATGTCAGCCGGTATCTTGTTGGGCGCCGCATCGCCCTCCTTGGGGAAAGTGATCTTGGTACCGGCCTTCCAGCCGGGCTTCACGGTGATGCTTAGCACCTTCTCCTCCTTGTGCGGACCGGCATTGCCCATGGCCATGCGTGAGATCTTCATCTTCTTGGTGCAGCCCCTGTCTACTTCCTCCAGTGTTACATACAGATCATGCTCGATGGGCGgatcctgctgctgctggcgcttGCGACTCGGAGCCTGGGCGTTGAAGGACTGCGAACGGAAGGCACCGGCCATGGGATTGGCCGCAGAGAAGCCGCCTCCGAACACATCCTCGCCGCCGATGTTCATGAAGATCTCGTTGGTGTTGCCGCCTTGGCATTGGCCAAACATGTTATCGCCGCCGCCAAAGAAGATGCCGAAAGGATCCGAGGAGCCAAAGAACTGGGCAAAGGTGGCCCTCGGATCGCCGTGGAACTGGTAGCTGTAAGCTCCCGGCTGGCTATTGCCATCTGGTCCGGGCATGCCGCCCTTCAGGCCATCCTCACCGTACTTGTCGAAAATATCCCGCTTCTTCTTGTCCGAGAGAACCTCATAGGCCTCAGCAATCTCCTTGAAGCGCTCCTCCGCCTGCGGGCTCTTGTTCTTGTCGGGATGGTACTTTAGGGCTAGCTTGCGATAGGCCTTCTTGATCTCATCATCGGTGGCCTTGCGGTCGATGCCCAGAATCTTGTAGAAGTCCTTGGCCATTTTAGTTTGGGTTTTCACAGCTGAAACAACAGAGAGAGAACGTTTTTAGATTAGAACGAACACTGATTGCCGGGATGTGCCGATTGCTTTGCTTTCGGTGGAAATTGCTAGAAGCACAAGTTGTGCAACTGCCGTGTTGTCATGCGAGTGACGTAGTCCGCGGGTTCCGAGTGCTCCCGAGTGCGGAGCTGATCAGATCGATGCTCCCTGCCCACACAGAGCGGCCCACATGTATTTACAATGTTCCCCTGACAATATGCTAATTCTAACTCACCtcaaaatctataaaaatccGCTTTACAATCCAAAAATGCAAGATGCAATGGCAAAGTGCAATTGCTGATAGTTTTCACAGTTCACTGTTTAAAAATTCACGGGGCAATgttcttgaaatatttatgacgTTTTATTCGCAATTGATTCAATTGttcttttcgttttctttATCCACTCAATGTGGCTTGCGCACTGAAAAACACCCTCTTTTTCGTTCtctattttgtttgataatgAGCGCCAGCCAGCAGTGCAGTACTTTTTATAGACTCTTTCTGTCTGCGTCGAAATTTCTCGATGTTTCTAGTCTTTTAGGGTTGCATCTGGAATGCCGATTATCGATAGGTCTTGAGTGTTGGAGACTCACGCCAGTTCTAACGATTTATAGCTATTTTTAGCGGAAAAATATATCTactatacaaattttaaaataaatggtgatatattttgtatagTGTTTTCAAGTTGTCCTTTTTTGTTGGTTGTAAAACCGGCTACTCGGTTTTATATTAATACcttcttatttattaaaataaacattaagtaacaatttttttatagttagggaatataaaaaatcatttttagaaaaacacTTAGATATTCTAcgttcaaaattaaaaaaataaaaccataataatttttttttttttgattttaatattgtttagcTTATACATATTTGtcttgaatttaattaaggtggttcccaaaacaaaaaagcagcACTGATACAAGCCAATAAATGCTAAGTGTTACCAGTGTGACCTTAAAACTGTG contains the following coding sequences:
- the LOC128258578 gene encoding dnaJ protein homolog 1, whose translation is MAKDFYKILGIDRKATDDEIKKAYRKLALKYHPDKNKSPQAEERFKEIAEAYEVLSDKKKRDIFDKYGEDGLKGGMPGPDGNSQPGAYSYQFHGDPRATFAQFFGSSDPFGIFFGGGDNMFGQCQGGNTNEIFMNIGGEDVFGGGFSAANPMAGAFRSQSFNAQAPSRKRQQQQDPPIEHDLYVTLEEVDRGCTKKMKISRMAMGNAGPHKEEKVLSITVKPGWKAGTKITFPKEGDAAPNKIPADIIFIIRDKPHAQFKREGIDLKYTAQVSLKQALCGAPVSVPTLQGDRIPVNTNSEIIKPTTTRRISGRGLPVPKEPSRRGDLIVSFDIKFPDTLPPSLRNQLAELLPN